The Pelmatolapia mariae isolate MD_Pm_ZW linkage group LG10_11, Pm_UMD_F_2, whole genome shotgun sequence genome includes a region encoding these proteins:
- the htatsf1 gene encoding HIV Tat-specific factor 1, translating into MSGESDPNKEFMEQLRLQELYGQRNEDGSDPYTYTDPEDGTVYDWDHEKKAWFPKITEDFMAAYQANYGFTEESAPDGKNTSLTSTNPAAPGPDSKPPQKPPEKEKPEDPAPNSASEQHETPGKETKQKGEKRKAEQGWFDIDESKNTNVYVSGLPPDISSEEFAELMSKCGIVMRDPITEEYKVKLYKDKEGNLKGDGLCCYLKKESVELAIRLIDESEVRGYKLHVEAARFELKGQYDASKKKKKSKDYKKKLQQQQKQLDWRPEKKGDVRKRHEKVVIIRNMFHPSDFEEDPLVLNEYREDLRSECEKFGEVKKVILFDRHPDGVASVAFKEPEQADACILSFNGRWFGGRQLSAQLWDGTTDYQVEETTREREERLKGWSQFLEGGDGEQQKDSKPAESSTATEPSEPSSTTEPEQQPKSEPQSSEEQQEEEVDSTDSSLAGSEDEEA; encoded by the exons ATGAGTGGCGAATCAGATCCCAACAAAGAGTTTATGGAGCAGCTGCGGCTGCAAGAGCTCTATGGTCAGAGAAATGAAGATGGCTCAGACCCATACACCTACACCGATCCAGAGGATGGGACTGTGTATGACTGGGATCATGAAAAGAAGGCCTGGTTTCCCAAA ATAACAGAGGACTTCATGGCAGCCTACCAGGCCAACTATGGCTTCACTGAGGAATCGGCTCCGGATGGAAAGAACACTTCCCTTACCAGCACCAACCCAGCAGCACCCGGGCCTGACAGCAAACCACCACAAAAACCACCAGAAAAGGAGAAACCAGAAGATCCCGCCCCAAACTCGGCCTCAGAGCAGCATGAGACGCCAGGCaaagaaaccaaacagaaaggggagaagaggAAAGCTGAGCAAG GATGGTTTGATATTGAtgaaagtaaaaacacaaatgtcTACGTGTCAG GCCTGCCTCCTGACATCAGCTCCGAGGAGTTTGCCGAGCTGATGTCAAAGTGTGGGATTGTAATGCGGGACCCCATCACCGAAGAGTACAAGGTCAAactttacaaagacaaagaaggaAATCTGAAGGGAGACGGTCTTTGCTGCTATCTAAAG AAGGAGTCTGTGGAGCTGGCTATACGCCTGATTGATGAGTCAGAGGTCCGAGGTTATAAACTGCATGTGGAAGCAGCACGATTTGAGCTGAAGGGGCAGTATGACGCcagcaaaaagaagaagaaaagcaaagatTATAAGAAgaagctacagcagcagcagaa acAGTTGGATTGGAGGCCGGAGAAAAAAGGAGACGTGAGGAAGAGGCATGAAAAAGTTGTCATCATCAGGAATATGTTCCATCCCAGTGACTTTGAG GAGGACCCACTGGTGCTGAATGAGTATCGTGAGGATCTGCGGAGTGAGTGTGAGAAGTTTGGGGAAGTTAAGAAGGTCATCCTCTTTGAT AGACACCCGGACGGCGTGGCATCAGTTGCTTTTAAGGAGCCTGAGCAAGCTGATGCGTGTATACTGTCGTTCAATGGGCGCTGGTTTGGAGGAAGGCAGCTATCTGCTCAGCTTTGGGATGGAACGACAGACTATcag gTAGAAGAGACGACACGCGAGCGAGAGGAGCGGCTGAAGGGTTGGTCACAGTTTTTGGAGGGTGGAGACGGAGAACAGCAGAAGGACTCCAAGCCTGCAGAGAGCAGCACAGCAACAGAACCTAGCGAGCCCTCCAGCACCACTGAGCCAGAGCAGCAACCCAAATCAGAACCGCAGTCCTCAGAGGAGCAACAGGAGGAGGAAGTGGACTCCACTGACAGCAGCCTAGCAGGAAGTGAGGATGAGGAAGCTTAG